The nucleotide sequence TAAAAAAATATTATTTCTTTACTTTTTAAAAACACGATGAGAATGCTCTCTTTAGCAGAGCATCAAAAAGTTCGTTCCTCAAACGTTCTGAAGCTGTTTTTGAGACTGAAAAAACAACTGGCGAGGTAGAAGATGGCTCAAGCTATCGACACAGTTCATGCCCCAAGTAAAATCCGATGGCTTTTGCTTGGGATCGTCTTCATGTCATGCCTTGTTGCGTATCTGGACCGGGTTAACCTCTCGGTCTGCGCTACGTTCATTATGGAAGATATGAAATTTGATCGAGTTCAGCTCGGCTATGCAATGTCGGCTTTTTTTGCCGCCTATGCCCTGACCCAAATTCCCGGCGGTATTTTGGCCGAGCGATGGGGCATACGAAAAAACGGTGCTTTTGCAATGTTTTGGTGGTCGTTGTTTACATTTTTGACGCCCCACGCCTGGGGCTTTGCAAGTTTTGTAGTGGTGCGGTTTCTCTTTGGCCTTGGCGAAGGCCCGCTGTACCCCAACAACGGCTTCTTTTTTGCCAAGTGGTTCAGTTCTAAAGAAAAAGCCATTGCAAACTCGTGGATGAGCGCAGGCACGCTGCTTGGACCGGCCCTGGGGCCGCCGCTGACTGTATTTTTGGTGACGCACACGAGCTGGCACTGGGCCTTTTATGTATTTGGCTTTGCAGGATTTATCGCCACTGCGCTGTGGTGGATCTACGCCAGAGACACCCCGGCCGAGCATCCCAAGATCAATGATGCGGAACTGCTGATCATTACTGAACAGACCAACGTTCAGGATGCCGTTTCCGAGGCGTCCAAAAAGATCAAGACGCCCTGGGGCAAGTTCCTTAAAAACCATAGGTTCTGGGCCATTGGCTTTCAGTACATGGCCAACAACTACATAACCTTTTTGTTTATGTCGTGGGTGCCGCTGTACCTGCAGCAATCGCGTGGCGTGAGCTTTACGCAGATGGGCGCGCTTGCCGGCTTGCCGTTTTTGGCGGCGGCCATCAGCACCGTTCTCACCTCCATTTTGAGCGACAAACTGGTGCGGATGGGCAAATCCAAAAAGCTTACCCGCTCTGCCTTTGGCTTTTTGGGCATGAGCGGCTGCGCTGTGTTTCTCTACTTTGCAACCCAGGTCGACACGGTTGCCCAAAACATCGCCCTGCTTTCCTTAAGCTACGGTTTCCTTGGCTTTAACCTTACCGCCGCCTGGGCGGCCTGCCAGGACATCGGCGGCAAGTACGGCGGCACGGTTGCCACCTGGATGAACTTTTGGGGAACCATTGCCGGTGTGGCCGCCCCGATTTTGACGGCTCTTTTCGTTGATTGGGTGGGTTGGGAAAACGCCTTTGTCATCAGCACCGGCATCGTCGGTTCTGGTGCGCTGACCTGGCTGATTATCAATCCTGACAAAAAACTGGTCGAAGACTAGGCAAACCAATCCGGGCAGGCCATTTGCGACCTGCCCGGATTTTAAACACTATGCTAGAAGGATGGCCGCATATGCAGTTCAATTTTCCTCCGATCGACATCCCTGTTGAGGGCCTCGACAAGGTCAAGCTCCCCAAAATGTATTCCATTACTCAGCGGTACGACGACCAGCGGGTTGCGGACATCTCGGGGCACCTTGCAGCGCAGCTTGAATCGCAGATCGGCAACAAGGGGGCCTTCAAAGGAAAAAGCATCGCCCTTACCGTGGGCAGCAGGGGCATACCCCACCTTGACGTCATGGCCAAAACCATCTGCGACCAGCTTAAAAAATGGGGGGCCGCGCCGTTTATCGTGCCCTCCATGGGCAGCCACGGCGGCGCTACGGCAGAGGGGCAGATAGAGATGCTGGCCGGGTACAACATCACCGAGCAGAGCATTGGGGTTCCGATCAAATCGTGTATGGATGTGGTGCAATATGATGCGCTTGACGACGGCACTCCACTTTACTGCGACAAAAACGCCTGGAGTGCGGACGGCATTGTTGTGTTCAACAAGGTCAAGCCCCACACCGATTTTCGCGGTGCGCACGAAAGCGGCCTGGCAAAAATGATCGCCATCGGGCTGGCCAAGCACAAGGGCGCGTCCATGTTCCACATGAAGGGCTTTGCCTGCTTTCCCGACGTGCTGCCTGTCATCGCCGAAAAGTTCATCAAAAAAGGTCCGCAACTCATGTTTGGCGTGGGCGTTGTGCAAAATGCCTACGACGAGGTCTGCAATATCGACGTGTGCCCCAAAGAGGGCATCATCAAGATGGATGCCGACCTGCTGGTCGTCGCCAAGGGCAAGATGCCGCGCTTCAAGTTTCAGGAATGCGATGTGCTTGTCATCGACGAAATAGGCAAAAACATCAGCGGCAACGGGCACGACCCCAACATTGTAGGGCGCAACAACTCCGGCGACTTCCCCGAAGTGTTCACGCTCAAGCGTCTGGTTATCCTGGGCATAACCCCAGAATCGCACCACAACGCCGCAGGCATCAACCTTGCCGACATCACCACCCGTGGGCTGCTTAATGACGTGGACTGGCGGGCCACATGGATCAACGTGCTCACCGCCAACCGGCCCAACGGCGGCAAAATTCCGGTCTATGCCGAAACTGACCGCGATGCCGTCATCATGGCCATTCGCACCGGCGACAATGTCGATTTTGAGCACCCACGGGTCGCCCATATTAAAAACACGCTCTGCATGACCAAAATCGACGTTTCGGAAGCCATTTACAACGAAATCAAGGACAGGGACGACGTAAGCCTGATCAGCGGCCCCTTTGAGCTTGATTTCAATGCCGATGGTCGTCTCACGCCTCTTGAAGAAGCCTGATCCTGCCCGGCGCGGCAGCCGTCAAGGCCTGCCCGCCTGTGCCGCGCGCCGGGCACCCAGGCGCTGCAGGGCAATGCATGCCAGCCGTGCGCAACGCCCTGTGCGGTCTTGCCGTCCATCCTCACCCGTTGCGTGCGGGCTATCCCTACCGCCTGCGACAACGGGTAAGGATGGACGGCATACAAACCTCCAGCAGCAACCACGCTACGGCAGCATGGGCAAAGCTTCGGTCCTGCGGTCGCTGCATCATATACGCACAATAAAGTAAAACAGTATTCATGTTTCAAACAATATTCTGTTTATTAGTATACTGCTTGCTTATTACAACGCACCGCACATCAAATAATTTTATTCTACAGCATTTATGACATATATTAAAGCATAATTTATAATTAACAAAAAAATTCTATCAATTTCGATTTTATTTTGCATACAAACCAACCAGGACGCATCTGAAATACAAAACTTCAAGAGAATACAAATAAAAAATACGTATACCACAAGGAGCCTGCAGATATGAAAGGAAGCGTCAGAATGAAGCTATTGGTGCCCTCCATAGCCATGCTGGTTTTATGCATGGGGGTATCAAGCTATTTTTCTTCCCAAAAATCCGCACATGAGGCATCGCAGGTGCTGGTTGGCACGGCCCGGCTTGCGGCACAGGACGTAAGCAAAAATCTTGATGATATGCTGTCATTTGTGTGCAACGTGCTGGCGCTCGAGAGCGGCAACGAGATACTTGACGGGCTGCTAACCGACAAGGGCCCGTCAGAGAGTGAATTTAACGATGCGGTCAAGCTGCTCAAAAAGCTCGTTGCAACCAGCAACCTTGTTTCCGCAGCCCGCGTCTACAACACGCAGGGCAAATGCATCGTCAGCGATACGGGGATTACCAATATAGATGTAAAGGACAGGGATTATTTTAAAAAGGTCATGACAGGCCAGACCAACATAAGCAACCCGCTTATAAACCGGGCCAACAACCTGCCCGTATGCGTCATATCAACGCCGATCATCCGCAACGGTAAAATCACCGGCGCGCTGATTGTGGGCATAGACCTGTCGCCATTTACCGAAAACATGATCGCGCCCATTAAAATAGGCGAAAAAGGCTATGTGTACCTTGTGGACGGCAACGGCATCACGGTAAGCCACCCGGACGCAGCGCAGATCATGCAGCTCGACATCTCCCGCTTTGAATGGGGCCGCAAAATGCTCTCCACCGGCAACGGCAGCACTGAGTACTCATTTGACGGGCACGGAAAAACAGCCATCTATGCCAAGGTCAAATCCACCGGCTGGATTGTGTGCGCCATTGTCAGCGAGGACGACACTACAGCCGTTGCCCGGGTCATATGGACATCGAGCATGGTTTTGAGCGGCGTCGGCGTGGGGCTTGTGTGTCTGATCCTCATTTTTATCGTCAATCCCATCCTGGCCGCCCTGCAAAAGTGCGTCGCATTTTCCGAGGCGGTCACCATGGGCGACCTTGGCAAGCAGCTTGAAATCAACCGCACGGACGAGCTTGGCAAGCTTGGCCGCTCCCTGTCCATCATGGTTGAAAAGCTTAAAGAAATGGTGGCCACCGCCGAAATCAAGACGACGGAATCCGAGGAGCAGACCCGTAAGGCCAAGACAGCCATGGAACAGGCGGAAGAAGCCCGCCGCCAGGCGGAAGAAGCCAAGCGCGAGGGCATGCTTGCCGCCGCAGGCCAGCTCGAGGAAGTGGTGTCAATCATTTCTTCGGCATCAACGCAGCTGTCGGCGCAAATCGCGCAGTCGCACCAGACCACGCAAGAGTCGGCCCAATGCCTCGCTGAGGCCGCCGACGCCATGAACCAGATGACCGCCGCTGTGCACGATGTGGCCGCCAGCGCCTCAAGCGCGTCGAGCATGTCTGAAAAAACCAAGGCGAACGCCGAGGATGGGGCAAACATCGTGCGGGAATCCCTGCAGAGCATTGCCAAGGTCAACGAAGTGTCCATGGAGCTGAAAAAAGACATGACCCAGCTCAACGAACACGCGCAGGCCATCAACCGCATAATGGGCGTTATTTCAGACATTGCGGACCAGACAAACCTGCTGGCGCTTAACGCGGCCATTGAAGCGGCCCGCGCGGGCGACGCAGGGCGCGGCTTTGCCGTTGTGGCCGATGAGGTGCGCAAACTGGCGGAAAAAACCATGACCTCCACGCAGGATGTGGGCAATGCCATTACCGCCATCCAGAGCAGTACGACAAAAAGCGTCTCCGGCATGGACAACGCCCTGCAGCAGGTTGAAACGGCCACAGGCTGCGCGGGCAAATCCAGAGAAGCGCTGCAGCTGATTGTCAGCGATGTGGAATCCACAGCCGGGCAGGTGCGGGCCATCGCCGTTGCCTGCGAGCAGCAGTCGGCGGCCAGCGAGGCCATCAACAATTCCATTGAGCACGCCAACAGCATGTCCGAGCAGACGACCCAGGCCATGACCGAATCCGCGCGGGCCGTGGCCGACCTGGCCCAGCAGGCGCAAAAACTGAGCGCCCTGATCAGGGAAATGAAAAACGGTTAGGCGGCAAAACCATCAACACAAAAAAAGGGCCGGCAATGCAAAGCTGCGCTGCTGGCCCTTTACGGTATATCATGAACATACTCTATTATGACTGCTTTTCCGGCATCAGCGGCGACATGAACATGGCGGCCATGATTGATCTGGGAGTCGACCCGCACTACCTGAAGGCCGAGCTGGACAAACTTGGCCTGGGTGCGGAATTTGAGCTGAAGGTCTCCACCTGCGCCTGCAGCGGCATCAAGGGCACGCAGGTGCATGTCTGTCAGGACGGGAAAAAGTACCACGATCGTGGTCATGCTCATAACCTTGCACATGACCTTGCGCATGACCACGATCATGACCATGCCGCAGAGCCATCATGCGAGCATGCCGGACATGCGGAGCACCACCCCGCGCATGACCATGCTGTCGCCAGCGCCGCCCGCCATGAGCACCACCACGCGCAGCACAGAAACCTTGCCGCCATAGAAGCCATCATCATGTCCAGCGACCTGAAGCCAGAGGTAAAGCAGACGAGTCTGCGCATCTTTGACCTCATAGCAAAGGCCGAGGCCAAAGTTCACGGCAAGCCGGTCGGCGAGGTGCACTTTCA is from Desulfovibrio desulfuricans and encodes:
- a CDS encoding MFS transporter — encoded protein: MSCLVAYLDRVNLSVCATFIMEDMKFDRVQLGYAMSAFFAAYALTQIPGGILAERWGIRKNGAFAMFWWSLFTFLTPHAWGFASFVVVRFLFGLGEGPLYPNNGFFFAKWFSSKEKAIANSWMSAGTLLGPALGPPLTVFLVTHTSWHWAFYVFGFAGFIATALWWIYARDTPAEHPKINDAELLIITEQTNVQDAVSEASKKIKTPWGKFLKNHRFWAIGFQYMANNYITFLFMSWVPLYLQQSRGVSFTQMGALAGLPFLAAAISTVLTSILSDKLVRMGKSKKLTRSAFGFLGMSGCAVFLYFATQVDTVAQNIALLSLSYGFLGFNLTAAWAACQDIGGKYGGTVATWMNFWGTIAGVAAPILTALFVDWVGWENAFVISTGIVGSGALTWLIINPDKKLVED
- a CDS encoding lactate racemase domain-containing protein, whose translation is MQFNFPPIDIPVEGLDKVKLPKMYSITQRYDDQRVADISGHLAAQLESQIGNKGAFKGKSIALTVGSRGIPHLDVMAKTICDQLKKWGAAPFIVPSMGSHGGATAEGQIEMLAGYNITEQSIGVPIKSCMDVVQYDALDDGTPLYCDKNAWSADGIVVFNKVKPHTDFRGAHESGLAKMIAIGLAKHKGASMFHMKGFACFPDVLPVIAEKFIKKGPQLMFGVGVVQNAYDEVCNIDVCPKEGIIKMDADLLVVAKGKMPRFKFQECDVLVIDEIGKNISGNGHDPNIVGRNNSGDFPEVFTLKRLVILGITPESHHNAAGINLADITTRGLLNDVDWRATWINVLTANRPNGGKIPVYAETDRDAVIMAIRTGDNVDFEHPRVAHIKNTLCMTKIDVSEAIYNEIKDRDDVSLISGPFELDFNADGRLTPLEEA
- a CDS encoding methyl-accepting chemotaxis protein, with amino-acid sequence MKLLVPSIAMLVLCMGVSSYFSSQKSAHEASQVLVGTARLAAQDVSKNLDDMLSFVCNVLALESGNEILDGLLTDKGPSESEFNDAVKLLKKLVATSNLVSAARVYNTQGKCIVSDTGITNIDVKDRDYFKKVMTGQTNISNPLINRANNLPVCVISTPIIRNGKITGALIVGIDLSPFTENMIAPIKIGEKGYVYLVDGNGITVSHPDAAQIMQLDISRFEWGRKMLSTGNGSTEYSFDGHGKTAIYAKVKSTGWIVCAIVSEDDTTAVARVIWTSSMVLSGVGVGLVCLILIFIVNPILAALQKCVAFSEAVTMGDLGKQLEINRTDELGKLGRSLSIMVEKLKEMVATAEIKTTESEEQTRKAKTAMEQAEEARRQAEEAKREGMLAAAGQLEEVVSIISSASTQLSAQIAQSHQTTQESAQCLAEAADAMNQMTAAVHDVAASASSASSMSEKTKANAEDGANIVRESLQSIAKVNEVSMELKKDMTQLNEHAQAINRIMGVISDIADQTNLLALNAAIEAARAGDAGRGFAVVADEVRKLAEKTMTSTQDVGNAITAIQSSTTKSVSGMDNALQQVETATGCAGKSREALQLIVSDVESTAGQVRAIAVACEQQSAASEAINNSIEHANSMSEQTTQAMTESARAVADLAQQAQKLSALIREMKNG
- a CDS encoding LarC family nickel insertion protein gives rise to the protein MNILYYDCFSGISGDMNMAAMIDLGVDPHYLKAELDKLGLGAEFELKVSTCACSGIKGTQVHVCQDGKKYHDRGHAHNLAHDLAHDHDHDHAAEPSCEHAGHAEHHPAHDHAVASAARHEHHHAQHRNLAAIEAIIMSSDLKPEVKQTSLRIFDLIAKAEAKVHGKPVGEVHFHEVGATDSIVDIVGAAICFHALRVDAVWASAIELGSGLVHCAHGVMPVPAPATTEIVHGLPTTRGGTDHEATTPTGAAIIAALTSRFTSTPAMSTSKTGYGIGHRQSSRPNMLRVFLASDDCPAHM